The genomic DNA CAGGTTATAAATAGGTAAGAACGGTCTAAGATTCCTGTCGGAGCCCAAGAGCCATCGTCCTAACAGCGGATTAGCGTCGGtagaagaggaaaaagcagaGTAAGGGAGGATGGATGTGGACGGGATGTCTAtgtgaggaagaaaaacaagctcATTGTTTGAAACAGTTGTAGTAATGCTGCCGCTGCCTGTTAAAACTCTGCACTTTATCCACATATAACCGTGCTGAGATTATTATACGTCATCACCGACACTGACTCGCAAAAACAATTAAACtgcgtgtttttctttttaaatttacgTTCCCAAAGAAGCTTTCTGGCCAAGTTAGCAAGGGAACAACAAGCTAGTGCTGGCTGTGCCAGCTAGCTTAGCTATGACCAATGCTGCCAACATGGCCAAAACAGTCACCAGAAAAGACTGTATTTTAACGACAAAGCAACGTTATGCTAAGCTACGCAGCTCCACACCGGGCCTCGTTTAACGCTGCCCGTGCTTTTAACCAGACCACCCCACGCAACAAAACAAGAGTGTTAGAGTACAAAAGCTAATGGCTAACTCAGCTAGCCTGAGCTCAACTTTAACCGACGTCCGTGTAATTTCCAGGCCCCCTCACCGCGGGATGTCCCCAAAATGCCGTTATCTGCAGCTGCGATCACAACGGCTCGACATGCTTGCGTCCAGTCAGAATTTCGATCGCAGTTCACGGACCTTCCATTTCTCTCCGTTATAATGGGTCCTAATCACAGCTGCGCTGGTCGGTGTCGCAGCACAGACGAGAATCGCTGCTGTCAGATCTGCTCCTGCCTCCTCCAGGTTCCCGCCCTAGCGACGCAAGCCCCGCCCAGGCCCCCCGCGATTGGACCCCGGCGCCGCACGGAGACGAGTGGCggcgctgattggctgagcgAGCTGTCCATCAACGCTCGCTGTCAACAACAAGCAGATGGCGAGAAGGTGGGAAACAAAGATGATTCACTTCTCACAGAATCCATccagaacaaagacaaagaaatctCATTATCTACCAGAAACATCGGCCCTAAGGGGGGTTTCCCACCAGGTAGATGAAGTTAGGACACAGATAAATAATGGACAATTTAGCTGGACTTTGGGGGAAAATCGGTTTTGTGGTATTTTGTGTGAAAAGGAttgaaaatgatgaataaatatGTCTCAATTCCTGCAAGAAATAAGATTTTAACATCTTGGACtattcttttaaataaacaaaacaaccaaattGAGGTTTAATGATTTTAATAAGTAATTCAATTCAAAATGAGAGCATTAAAATCTTTAACAATGAAGAAATAAGACTGATGAAAAAggtagaaacacacaaaaagattaCATTTCAAGAACTGAACTGGGATCAATAAATAAAGCTATTATTAAAAACATTCTATGTTCAACACTGTAATGTAAAATCCAATTTGATCGTTATAGTGACACAAACCAGCGTTGGCAAATGTAATGTTCACCTTTGATGGATCTAATAATGAGCTTATTAAAagagaaatcaaacaaaattGATTAAAAACTCAGGAAAGGCACAACAATAATAGTAGAAATATAAATCCAACAAACTAAAATCTgaatttcttcatctctctctacAAGTCAAGTAATTTCAGTAAAGTATTTTAATTTTGACAGAAATAAcatttagaataaataaattttaaaataaatgtccaGTAATTAAAATTATGATTAATGATATTCAAGCTTAGTGCAGTAAAACTCTGGATTTGTTGACTCGTGTTAGTAGATTGTAACAGCTGCATCATAAAATCGCCTTTTGTGTTCTGAAGTGTCAGTTTATGTAACTGCATCACAGTTGGACGTTTGATCACCGCGCTGCAGCTATTTATAGAATCTTTCTTCCctatagtagcagcagctacagtagcagctacagcagcagctacagtagcagctacagtagcagctacagcagcagtagctacaatagcagtagctacagtagcagcagctacagtagcaggagctacagtagcagcagctacagtagcaacagcagctacagtagcagtagctacagtagcagcagctacagtagcagcagctacagcagcagtagctacagtagcagcagctacagtagcaggagctacagtagcaacagcagctacagtagcagctacagtagcagctacagctgcagcaacagcagctacagtagcagcagcagctaaagtagcagcagctacagcagcaggagctacagTAGCAGgagctacagtagcaacagcagctacagtagcagctacagctgcagtagctacagtagcagcagctacagtagcaggagctacagtagcaacagcagctacagtagcagctacagctgcagcaacagcagctacagtagcagcagcagctaaagtagcagcagctacagtagcaggagctacagtagcaacagtagctacagtagcagcagctacagtagcagcagctacagcagcagtagctacagtagcagcagctacagtagcaggagctacagtagcaacagcagctacagtagcagctacagctgcagcaacagcagctacagtagcagcagcagctacagtagcagctacagctgcagcaacagcagctacagtagcagcagcagctaaagtagcagcagctacagcagcagctacagcagcagcagctacagctgcagcagcagcatcctgtgATGGTTTAAAGTGGTGAGAGGTGACCCAGAACCACCGTGTAACCGAAGCAGCGCTGAGCTGACTAGCAGAGTCTGAAGCCCAGCAGGAATGAGGACCCGGTGATGAAGGTGGTTCTGTTGGGTCACATTAATCTGTGGCAACTGCACGTGTGTCAGAAGTGACTTTAAACGTGGTCAAGTACTTCAGctttcacttgttttatatCAAGGTTACCCAACGTCAAAAACAGGTGGGCggataaaaagcacatttactTTAAACGTAGTGAAGAATCAAGGTAGCATAAATCAACAAAATAACCCTGAAGAGGGGAAGGGGTTAATCAGCACATGCCAgattcatttctgctgctgatggaggttTGAGGTTTTGtggtgttgtgtgtttgctgctcttTTCTGCTGGGACCGAGTGGCTCATGTTGGTCCTCAAGGTCTATGCAGTTAAACCCAGAAGAGTTCCCCCAGCTTCTCCACATGTTCCATCGCTCCCCTTTGATTCATTTTGTTCTCTGGCTTCTCTCAGTCGCTCTTGGTGGTTTTGTGCCTCCAGGGGTAAATCAGCTCCCCGACAAACAGCTTCTTGACCAGAGCTGCCCAGGAATCTTTGGGGTAGCAGCTGTAGGTGGGGACGCGGTAGCGCTGAACCACAGCGCTGCACTTGAGAGGGTTGATCTGAGGAGGGACACGCATCAAAGCTCACAACGAGCGCGGACACGGACCGAAGAGCACCAATCGGGATTCCAAAGTTAAAGTCTCCGTATTCTACAGCACTTGTGAGGTctcacctccatcagcaggtgAAGGGCTGTCCCGGGCTCCTCACACAGCACCCTGAACTTCACACCCTCTGTGGAGGTCACGACACACACGTTAGCAAAAGGAAGGAGAAGTTTATCGGTATAAGGTGTTATTAAGGTGCTATTACTGCATATAATCCACAGGGCTATAGCTAACTGTTAGCATGCAAATGTAATCAGATCTTTCTGTAAATCCAGCTGGTTATAACACCAGTAGTCTTCAATTAATTAGTTCATTTAAAGAATAGCACATTTAGTCCTTTGTCTCAGATTaaagagaacaaacacaaaCGGGTTGTGAGGAGTACCTGCCAGCTGGTAGGGTTGGCACACACGGAGGCCGACGGCGAACAGAGGGAAAGAGTTGATAATGTCCACGCTGAGGTGGAGGACACCCTGgaacatcaccaccaccagccgcAACTGCACAAGacaagaggagacaggaggataGAGGCAGCAGGTCTGGAGGGGGTCACATGCATCGCTAAGCTACAGCGCATCCCTGGTGAAAGCTTAAAGGAAGCACGGATGGGAATCTCACACGTTCCCATGATTTCCGGATTGTTGAGGAGAACCTCTGGTTTTCGCTGAGACTGCCCTGGAACATCTTCCATCTGAAACTGAGCTGACCGTCTAATCCAAGCAGGCTTCTGTGGCTGAGACAGAAGTGGAAACCGCACTCAACCACCTCCAGACCTCTGGTATGTTTGAAGAAGCTGGCAGGGCTGACGACCACGGCAGAATGTTTCCACATGCCGGATGGTTTCAAAGGCGTCCTGCTCCCGGAGGCTGCTGGAAGGCCTCCGCCTCATCAGCTCCGAGGCTGCATTTACTGCTCTAGAACTCACTGATCGCtccatgaataaaacatccaaAAGAGCGGAAAGTTCTCCCGTCAAAACTTTCTCAACTCgataaaagagcaggaaaatccGAACGTTCATCTTGTCACTGGATTATTTCCGAGCCGAGGCATTTGGATTTGTGCGTCTTAGGAAGGTTATCAAACCAAACCTGGATGGAGAAGAATCccgcctgcagctgcaggagcgacGCTGACTCAGAGCTGTGAGGAGTTTAACATCTTTACACGCAAACTGTCTCACCAGAGTGAAGACCAGGTAGTAGAGCGCCGTGGTgggcagcaggaacagcaggatGGTGAAGAGCAGAGTCCCGATGAAGAGCTGCaacaagcacagctgcagtcaGCGGCTGCACCTCAGCAACGGTccctgagcgtgtgtgtggttcaCCTGGTCCAGGTCGTAGGAGCAGGAGTCCACTCTCTGCCGCAGGACGTTCCACTTCTTTCCTCTGAAGAGCCTCCAGAGAGACGAGAGGCCGTAGATCTTCAGACAGTACAACCTGACAGACACGCGGCACATCAGAGGGAGAAGGAAACCAGCATCAGACACAGCAGCGAgccgctcgtgtgtgtgtgtgtctgtgtgtgtgtgtggcccttCACGATccctgctgatggagaggaaCTGGTGAAAAAGGCATCACCCCGTGAGGGTTAGCTTCTTTAGGCTGCTGCTAATAATTAGCTGCATTTCCGCAGCGTGAAGGTCAACAGGGACCAAACATAAACTAGGCTTATTCTACTCGGCTCTGCAAAGAAATTAGACTTTTTAGCTTTGCTCTGATTAAGAGAAAGAACCGTGTCAGCGTGTTCTCTGTAATCACGCTGCAGCCGACATCATTTCAGGGCTGAAACCCATCTGAGGTAGGCGGCTCACTTTAATCACCCCAGAGAAAACCATAAAGACATCATTGATCAAATGTAAACATGCTCCCATGAACATGctgcagcacccagcagctacCGTGAGCATCCTTCTAAAACCAACTgtgaagcagaagaaaagcttTGAAGTAAAAGTGAGCTGTGGTGTCAGGCGGAGATATTTTTAGGTTCAGGGAGACAGATTTAATGAGGCCCTCTGACAAAGCTTTTCAGACTGACTTTAAATATGCTCCTGTGTTCACAGAGCCGCTGGAGCATAAATATGTAACCAGAAGAGCGGGTAATAATTTAATATGCAGCCCGAGCGAAGGAGCGATGCTATCTTTGGAGCAGATGCATAATTTAGGCAATCGTCCCCCTCCTCCAGTGCCCAACACTGATACAACAGTGTGCCGCCTTCCATCGCACCACGCACTCTCCCACAGCCATTATCagcatttaaacacatttaaattcacGTCTGCGGAGGTGAACGTCGACGCCACGGCTCAGGTTCAACAATACCGGGAATTAGGTTGGCTGAATCCTTACAGGACTCCACGGGAGGATTAAGAGTTTCGTTTGAGTGGTCTGAGACAAACTGCATTTAGAACGTTCAGACAGATTATGCTGTAACACGTCGCAGCCTCGTGGTGGCGCTACAAGGACATAAGCACCAACTCAGTTTTTAAAGGTTGGTCATCCTGAAACAGTGAAAGCTGCAGCGACCATTAGCGAAGCTGCCTGAGCAGCTTTTGGCAGGTTCATTGTGGAGATGTTGCAGTCAGACATGCAGCAACCACGACCACTGTGTCACATGTTCAGAGCCACATCAAACCTGAAGCAACTGAATAGACCAGAAAGCAAACTTAAGGAATTTAAGCCTTCACAAAGCCGTCTGACCCATGGGTGCACTTAACTGTGACGTAAAACAAAGCAGCCTCTTCAGAAGAGCTGAGTCAGGAGGTGAATGTGTGGTTCTATCCCTTCTAGATAGAGATCAGTAATGAATCAAACGGCTCTTCCACTGCAGAAACAGGATTTATTCGGCTAGAAATGATCTCTGGATGGTTTCCTGAACCATAGGAGCAGTAGTGTCATTTTCTATTTGTAGACAAAGCGGATTTAACAGATCAGAGGTCTCATTTAAATCCAGTTTGATTCCTGCACCCACTGGACTTCATTCTTGTTCCTCACAGGAAACCGTGCACTCCGTTTGGGGGGGTCAGTGACGTCCGTTTATGGCCGAAAATGGTTGTGTCGAGTAACATTTTGAGTTATCTGCACTTTAGGATGGGTCCTGTCAGCATATTATGGTCTAAAATACTTGTAGATTTGACTGCCCTTCCATCATTTTAGTCATTGTCTTTGTTTAGTGGATAAAATCTTCTCTTTTGCTATTTGGGTTTGAAGCCTGGACAAAGAATTTCACTTATAGGTCAAATAAGAGCTCTAGTTAAAACATCTGCTGTGACCTAAATGGATTGAAAATGATGCCCCAATCAtttgcgccccctgctggaactCCGGAGAAGCAAATAACTAATATCTGCATGAAAACTCATACAACTTTCATTatggcatttttttaaatgacctgCGATGGTCACATTTTCTAATCCATGTTCGCTTGATTTTGGGGTAAGTCAGTTGTTTGTGCATATGATTATGtaagaaatgaatgaaagaacTTTAGTGCTCATGATTCAGGCGGAAACTCCATAACCATTAATTTCATAGAGTGAAAAACAGCCCATGTGGCTCCAGCTCACCGGGCTCCATACACGTAGAAGCAGTAGATGTGGAAGGTGAGCAGAGCAACCATGTCAGACAGCAGTGACAGAGCAAAGGTGATGCCCAGGCACGCAGACAGTCCTCCATACCAAAGAATGGTCTCAATGAAGGGAGACATTAGGTGGATGTAGCCTGGAAAAGGAACCAAATGTGTGACTAACATCAGGACTTACATCAAGGAGGCTTTAGCTGAGGTACTGTACATGCACAGAGAGAACACAGGACACTGGTGTGCAGGATTCATGGCACAACTTACTGATCCAGAGGTGGATGTGATACAGGAAAAAGCGTCCAAGGACCTGGTCCAAGGCCCGGTTCATCTTCAGCCCTGCAGGAGCCCCCATCAGCCACTGCAACAGCTCTTCCAGCTCTTTAGCTACATGCTGACAAAGAATTTAATTGATTAATTGTTGGGACGATGTTAATCAGTCGACGAGAGGCAACTTAACTACTGTAGTTCCAGGATTAgagattaaaatgacaaaacattCTTTATCGTGGAAGATTTTTGACCTTCTGGAGTGAGGAAAAACCCTGCCGTGGGGCCTGACTTACGTCGGCAGCAGGGAGCAGCGCGTTGGCTATGATACTGATGCGATTGTCTCTGTAGAGCCATGACATGAGCAGCACGCCGAGAGCCACGTCGACCAGAAGCGACACCAAGATGTTGGctttcctgcagacagacagaaatctTTCCATTTACACACCTAAACAAGGGTCAACCCTGAACGTGCATCTGAGGAAAGCTTTGGCAGGTGAGCCGAGGTGTCACAACTCTCCAAATCTGCAAAAATACGTCTGCAACATCACCTCATGAAGGGAGTGTGACCTGCAGCTGGCTTCACTGAGCTCAGCGTCCTCATGTGTTCGGTTCTGTAGCTCCACTGGTCACATGTGGACAGTTTACTGGACAGGAACCGCAGCGGATAAAGATTGAAGAGCCTGAAATCAAATGATACGAGGAGGATAACGGCAAATAGCAGAAATGTGCGGAACTCATTCAGTTGGGGAAAAGCAGGTTTGTGCATTTCTCACGAGAAGTTACAGATCCTGGTCCACTTGGAAAGCAGCCAGCTGATCAGCAGACACAAAGGTACAGAGGCCTGTTTGAGCAGCTCAACGATGATGCTCGCTTCTCGACCTTGAGACTGCCAGTGCGTCGACTTCAGCGGCCCATCGTCATATCTGTCCAGGAAGAAGAGAGGTCGGCTGCGGGCCACCGTCTGGAAGACCTGGAGAACCACGAGTCAAAGTTGAAATAGCAACAAGCTCCTTCATCTCacgtgtcacctgtgtctgtaccTCTCTCAGCTCCGATGGTGGATCTGTGTCAGGGACTTCTATGGGGTGAAGCTGTGACTGCATCACCTTCCTCTGTTCATAGTGGATTAAGATCATCTTCTCCTCGTCTCCCAGCTCTTCTTCATTATCTTCCCCTGATTCTCTATCACATCCCTTGATCTTTCCATTCTTTTTTGCAGCCTTGCAAGAAGTTGTACTTCCATCTTTTTCAAGAGGACAAATACATTTCACTCAACCCAGATTTTCTAACACGCACATGATCTTTTCCCTTCAGAGGTCTGTATAATCACAAATAGGAGACTTACTCAGATCCTGATAGATGACGTGACAGTTAAAGCCCATCTTGCCAATCGTGCGACTGAGCTGGAGCCAGCAATCCTGAGGAAAGATTGTGCTGAGGTCTCTCAGGAAGCTTTCCATGTGTTCCTGACCCTCTTTAGGTATACTCCACGAGCCCAATACTGACAGCTCAACACCACTTTGGGAACGCATCTGCAACAGAAGTACCATGttgaacagagagaaaagactACTAATACATTCTAACTCCTTAATTACTACTTGTGACAATACTAATCCCCACCAATATAACGTAAACTTTTAACCTGACCTGCTGGAGGTACTGTTTGACCTGTCCAGGTATGAATGGGTAATGGATCACGGCCAGCACCACAGCAGAATCATGGCCAGGCATCCAGTGGCCAACCAGCAGCCCACTATCTGCCTGGTTACAGCACTGTGGGAAGAAGATCCTCAGCA from Takifugu rubripes chromosome 5, fTakRub1.2, whole genome shotgun sequence includes the following:
- the pigq gene encoding phosphatidylinositol N-acetylglucosaminyltransferase subunit Q; translated protein: MVLRIFFPQCCNQADSGLLVGHWMPGHDSAVVLAVIHYPFIPGQVKQYLQQMRSQSGVELSVLGSWSIPKEGQEHMESFLRDLSTIFPQDCWLQLSRTIGKMGFNCHVIYQDLNGSTTSCKAAKKNGKIKGCDRESGEDNEEELGDEEKMILIHYEQRKVMQSQLHPIEVPDTDPPSELREVFQTVARSRPLFFLDRYDDGPLKSTHWQSQGREASIIVELLKQASVPLCLLISWLLSKWTRICNFSLFNLYPLRFLSSKLSTCDQWSYRTEHMRTLSSVKPAAGHTPFMRKANILVSLLVDVALGVLLMSWLYRDNRISIIANALLPAADHVAKELEELLQWLMGAPAGLKMNRALDQVLGRFFLYHIHLWISYIHLMSPFIETILWYGGLSACLGITFALSLLSDMVALLTFHIYCFYVYGARLYCLKIYGLSSLWRLFRGKKWNVLRQRVDSCSYDLDQLFIGTLLFTILLFLLPTTALYYLVFTLLRLVVVMFQGVLHLSVDIINSFPLFAVGLRVCQPYQLAEGVKFRVLCEEPGTALHLLMEINPLKCSAVVQRYRVPTYSCYPKDSWAALVKKLFVGELIYPWRHKTTKSD